TCGCACAGGCACTGAGAACGAGGTTAGGTAAAGCGGTAAAAGAGGAAAAAGGATTCACGCTGATTGAGTTGCTGGCGGTCATCGTAATTATGGGGATTATAGCAGTTATAGCTATTCCAATGATTAGCGGACTAATCAACAAAACAGGGGAGAAGGCTGATCTGGCTACAGCTCGGCAGATATATGAAGCCTCGCGTATGTATATTACAACTGAGTTTGATGGGAAAGTAGAGAATCTATCTATTGATGTTATAGAAGGAACTGGAACTAAAGCGGGTAAGGGACTTCAAATTGAAAATTATCTGGAAAATCCGCTAGTATTACCTAGTAATAAACATAATATCGTATCTGGTACAGTAAATTATTCTGGTGGAAAATTAGCGAATGGAACTAATGGGTATGCAATTGTTATAGCGGATGGTACAGGTACCAGCGCAGTGACTAGAAGGTATACTGCTCAACAAATCTTAGAATCAAAACTATAATAACCCAACTTGGATCAAGGAATCGGAATTCCCGATTCCTTTTTTAAAATTAACCAGACAGGAACGATTGAACCATGACGATTATTGTAGCCAGTTACATCACGCTGATCGGCCTGATTCTGGGCTCTTTTTATAATGTAGTAGCCTTACGTATACCAGCAGGTGAATCCCTGCTGCGGCCGCCTTCACACTGTCCAAGCTGCAACACACAGCTAAGATCAAGGGATCTGATTCCTGTACTAAGTTATGTGTTGAACAGAGGGAGATGCCGTTACTGCGGGGGCAGGATCTCACCCTTATATATGCTTGGTGAGGCGACGACAGGCTTGCTGTTTCTATGGATTTACCTTCAATTCGGTCTGACGGGCAAGGGGATTATTGGATACTTATTGGTAAGTCTAGCTGTTATTGTTACAGTGTCTGATCTTAAGTTTATGTTGATTCCCGACAAGGTATTGCTGTTTTTTCTCCCGATACTAGCTACAGTAGTACTGCTCTTTCCCGAGGGTACGCTAGTCTCTCATCTGCTGGGAGCAGCCGCAGGCGGCGGTATTCTGTTGTTGTTAGTCTTGTTCGGCGGCATGGGGATGGGGGATGCGAAGCTGATGGCATTGCTTGGTATGGTGCTGGGGTTCCCTAATACGATCCTGGCCTTTCTGCTTGCCTGTGTGTTAGGAACTGTGGTTGGAGGCACTTTGCTGTTTACCGGCAGAATCCAGCGCAAGCAACATATTCCCTTTGGCCCATGGCTGGCAGCAGGGGCGCTGCTTGCCTTCACATACGGCTCACATCTTATCAGCGGTTATCTTGCGCTCATTCGTTAGGAGGAACTATATAGCATGATTGGACTAAGGCACAGAGCAGCAGGGATCTCCATTGAGCAGACTGGAATCCGCTATATAAGTTTCAAAGCCAACAAGCAAATTCATAAAAAGCGCTTCATCCCCCTGCTTCCCGGGATGATTGTAGAGAATCAGATTGCGGATAGGGAGGCTCTGCTGGACCGGTTGAAGCAATGGGTCAAACAAAAGGGGATGCGTGGCAGCGCCGTTGATGTTTCGATCCCTCCATCGCAAATAATTGTCCGCAAGATGATGATTCCGAGTACGGGCGAGAAGCAGATCGAACAGCTTGTGAAGCTGGAGGTTGAAACCGGGCTGCATCTTCCGTTTGAGAACCCGGTGTATGATTATGTAATTACCGAACAGGATGAGAACCAGAGCCAGTTGATTATTATTGCTGCACCGCGTAAGGTAGTTCAGGATTATGTGAATGTTCTGGAGGATGCAGGGTTGCGGGTGAGGACGGTAGAAGTAACAGCCACTGCGCTTGCCCGAAGTATTGTAGCGGGGTATGGACATGAGTTCAGTGAGACGATGCTGATTCACCTGGAACAGTCTTTGCTGGATATCTATATGTTCCGTAGTGGTCATCCTGTATTCATGAGAACCATTGATCTGATCGATCTGTCGCTTGATAAGCCCTTGAATCTGCAAGAGAACATGCCGTTTCTTGCTGAAGCGGAGGTGGCAGCTGCGTCACAGGAACACCTCTCTACGGAACAGGTTGTCGAAATTACAGCCGAGATTTCCCGGATGCTCAGCTTCTATCAATACAGTCTGCATGACGGCTCGACGCGAATCTCAGAGATTCTGATTACCGGTTCTCCAGAGATGCGTGTACAGTTACAGAAGGAGCTTCAAGCTGCGCTTCCAGAGATGGCTATTGCTCCTATTGCCGTTGACCAATTCTCACAAGGCGCGAAGCCGGACAGCACTCTTAATGATTACAGAGCCGCTGCCGGAGCAGCTCTGCGTGACAGTGAGATACGAAGCATTAACCTGCTGCCCCGCGAAGACCGTGAGACGATTATATTTCCTTATATCGCTATCTCTTTAGCAGCAATATGGATTCTGGGTGTGGTCGGATCGGGCGTATTGTATGCAACTGTTCAAGGACAATATGCAGAGCGGGGCGAACAGATATTGGCTTATCAGGATCAGAATGCAATGCTCCAAGCGGAGTTAGCCGGACTTAACGGCCGTAACTCATCAGGCGGCGGGCTTGACCGTGCGGTTATCATTGAAGCCATGTCTGCCAGCCGTGCAGATGCTGCTGCTGTTCTGGATGAATTAGAGGCAAGTCTTCCTTATGGCGGAGTCATCAGAGATATTAAATACTCGTACCATAGTGAGATTATCTTGTCGGTCAATTTCACGGCAATGGAGCACAGTACAGTCTACTTAACTGCATTACGTCAGATGTTCTTTTCCAAGGGGGCTTCCATTCAGAAGCTGACAGAAGGCACTGAGAAATCTGGTAACTCTGCTGTTAAATATACTGCAGTCTTCAGGGTGAACATGGCACCTGTAGTGGAGCAGAGTGCTCAGGCCCAGAGTCCGGCGGAAGGAGGGGAGGACAGCAGTGGAACAAATTAATAAATACCGCTCAGCCATTGTGCTGGCATTGCTAATCCTGTTCCTGATTCTGTTTGGCTTCTACATGTTCGCCATACGCCCGGTAAATATCGATATAGCTATGCAAGATAGTGAGTTCTCCTTGCTGGAGCAGGAGAAGGGGATTCTTACAAATAAGATTAACGAGCTTAAGAGTGAAGAACAGGGAACAGATTCAAGTGAGGATACTCTACTGGCAGGAATTCCTCACGGAGATGACAGCGAAGCGCTAATCCTGGCCTTACAACGGATTGGAACCAGCTCACATGCCAGACTGAAGGATATCGGATTCTCGCTGATAGAATCTAATGAAATTAGCCCCTGGACCGGGATCAAGCCCGAGGCAGCGGACAGCTTAAGAGAGATCAAAATGGCTGCTATTGTACAAGGGAGTTATGCAGAGATTAAGGAATGGTTGAAGCAGCTTCATGACCTACCGCGAATCCTTGCTGTAGATTCTTTCTCCTTCCAAAAGCCTTACGAATTCCCGGCCCCGGGAAAACCGGGCAGTATCCTAACGGCTAATGTGTCTTTTACCGCGTACTTTGAAGCGACAGCACCTAAGTCTGATAATTAAGCTGTACCCTTTGGACATTCCGCTCCCCCCAACTCTGCCCCTGTTTACACAGGGGCAGAGTTTTTTTACGCTTTTCCCCCATTACCCGTTTATACCCCGGGGTGGTTTGGGTATTACAGGTTACGGGCTATTGTAAGGTATAGAGTACTTATCGCAGCAGCTTAGTCTGGGGCATGCTTCGGACTACCACACAGGAATATGAGGAGGCGTTCATGATGAACAAAAAATGGATGATCGGTTCACTGGCATTATCACTGGGTCTTGTCTCTGCGGGGGGCGGAGCGCTTGCGGCTTCACCGGTGGCAAGCATTGAGGGCGTTAGAACGGTTGCGGCGTCTGCACTGGGCAAGGAAGGGCCGGCTACCATTAACAATCTCACGGAACGGAGCGTTGTTCCGCTGGTGGTTCATGCCAAGAAGCTATATACGTATGCCAGCCGGGGAGGCAATACATTCAATCCGCAGCTGTTCACTTATAAAACACTGGAGTACCGCTATCTGTCCAGTGATCTGGGCACGAAGCAGCAGCTGATGAGCTATATCAAGAAGGGATTCACGCATAATGCGGCGGCCTACTACACACAGACACAGTTCCTGGAGCATGAGGGCAGAATGGCGCAGGTCAATGCCGATCTGGGTAACTCGCTGGACTTCACTAAAGCCACTGCCCGGATGGTCTCCAAGACTGCACAGACCGCGGTGTTCGAGCTGACTGTACCTGCGGAAGGACCGACTGGATCTCCCGAGGTAGTAACGGTGAAGCTGAAGAAGGTGAACGGCTACTGGAGAATTGATATGTCGCCGGCTACTCTGTTCTAAGAAGCGGCTTCAGGTTCCGTCCAGCGCTTCCTGAAATAACGGCTGTGCCGACCTTGTCACAAGGTGAGCACAGCCGTTTCTGTTTGCCGTACCTTTCAGGGGGCATAGACGTTACCGCACCTTCACTCCATCCTCGACAAGCTGTCTGCGCGGGGATTCGGGCTGATCGGATTTGCTCATCCCGCCGCGGTTGATGGCGATGACACGTTTCTGGGCGTAATAGGTATCGCGGGAGAGCAGATTTCTTTCTACCGCTTTTCCATCCACATGGCGGGTAATGTAAGTTTCAACTACATAGCCGGTTTTACCGGCAAGCACGACCCGGGTTCCGCCCTTGGGGAGCGAGGCATCGCTCACATATTTATCTGTGGGAGGCAGCACTTCTACGGTTCTGGATTCAATCGAATAGGTGACGTTCTTCGGGAACGTGCCGAACAGCTTGATGGTCAGCGTGCGCCCTTGGACTTCGGATTTGATGATCAGATATTTGCCGGTGTTGTTGCGGAAGCGGAAATTAATATATCCCTCGGCAAAAGTGGCGTCCTGCCCCTTGGGCAGATAGCTGACCGGAAGCGAGTGGTTGCGCCGTTCTACGATCTCAAGCCCCGAGCGCAGCGCGGCATTATACAGGGTGCTGGAGACCTGGCAGATCCCCCCGCCCGTGCCGGGCTGGAGCTTGCCATTCACGATGACCGGGGCTTCGCGGAAGCCGTATTCGGTCTGGGCCTTCTGGATTGCTTTTCCGTAATCAAAAACCGCATTCGGCGGCAGCACCGTGCCGTTCACGGCTTTGGCGGCGGCCTCTACATTGAAGCTGCGCCCGGGGCCGCTGGCCCCGAGGGAGGTGCTGAACTGGACAATTTTGCGTTCGATGCCCTGATCCTTAAGCGCCTGCAGCGTGATCTTCGGCTGCTTGACGGCAAGGGGAACCTCCAGCTGAATCTGCTGATCTTGAAGCTTGCCGTCAGCGGCCAGCCGGGTAGGCACCGCCGCCTGCATCGCAAGCTCCAGGGCCTGCCAGTCCACCTCGTAGGAGGAGGTGCCCGGCGTATATACGACCCGGTCATCTCCGGTGATCTGCCGGACCGCATCGACGGGAACGCCGAAGGCTTCTTTTTCCCACTCGGGATTCAAGAGACTCTTAAGCTGCGAAGTCTGCAGCTGAATCTCCATATTCCAGCTGCCGGGCCAGCTGCGCCGGGCTTGTACCCGCTCCATCAGCGTGCCGTCCGTCAGTGTCTTCAGCGCCTGGAGGAAATCCCCGGCTTCATAGGTCACACCTGCCTGCTTAAGGGTAAGCTGGAGACCGGCGTTGTTTTTTGCCTTCAGCATGAGAGGAGTAGCTTCCAGCGCCTGAAGTCTTGCATCCATTCCGGCCGCTACGTCGGCGATGTTCATGCCG
The window above is part of the Paenibacillus sp. FSL H8-0048 genome. Proteins encoded here:
- a CDS encoding type II secretion system protein → MFAQALRTRLGKAVKEEKGFTLIELLAVIVIMGIIAVIAIPMISGLINKTGEKADLATARQIYEASRMYITTEFDGKVENLSIDVIEGTGTKAGKGLQIENYLENPLVLPSNKHNIVSGTVNYSGGKLANGTNGYAIVIADGTGTSAVTRRYTAQQILESKL
- a CDS encoding prepilin peptidase — its product is MTIIVASYITLIGLILGSFYNVVALRIPAGESLLRPPSHCPSCNTQLRSRDLIPVLSYVLNRGRCRYCGGRISPLYMLGEATTGLLFLWIYLQFGLTGKGIIGYLLVSLAVIVTVSDLKFMLIPDKVLLFFLPILATVVLLFPEGTLVSHLLGAAAGGGILLLLVLFGGMGMGDAKLMALLGMVLGFPNTILAFLLACVLGTVVGGTLLFTGRIQRKQHIPFGPWLAAGALLAFTYGSHLISGYLALIR
- the pilM gene encoding pilus assembly protein PilM yields the protein MIGLRHRAAGISIEQTGIRYISFKANKQIHKKRFIPLLPGMIVENQIADREALLDRLKQWVKQKGMRGSAVDVSIPPSQIIVRKMMIPSTGEKQIEQLVKLEVETGLHLPFENPVYDYVITEQDENQSQLIIIAAPRKVVQDYVNVLEDAGLRVRTVEVTATALARSIVAGYGHEFSETMLIHLEQSLLDIYMFRSGHPVFMRTIDLIDLSLDKPLNLQENMPFLAEAEVAAASQEHLSTEQVVEITAEISRMLSFYQYSLHDGSTRISEILITGSPEMRVQLQKELQAALPEMAIAPIAVDQFSQGAKPDSTLNDYRAAAGAALRDSEIRSINLLPREDRETIIFPYIAISLAAIWILGVVGSGVLYATVQGQYAERGEQILAYQDQNAMLQAELAGLNGRNSSGGGLDRAVIIEAMSASRADAAAVLDELEASLPYGGVIRDIKYSYHSEIILSVNFTAMEHSTVYLTALRQMFFSKGASIQKLTEGTEKSGNSAVKYTAVFRVNMAPVVEQSAQAQSPAEGGEDSSGTN
- the pilO gene encoding type 4a pilus biogenesis protein PilO; this translates as MEQINKYRSAIVLALLILFLILFGFYMFAIRPVNIDIAMQDSEFSLLEQEKGILTNKINELKSEEQGTDSSEDTLLAGIPHGDDSEALILALQRIGTSSHARLKDIGFSLIESNEISPWTGIKPEAADSLREIKMAAIVQGSYAEIKEWLKQLHDLPRILAVDSFSFQKPYEFPAPGKPGSILTANVSFTAYFEATAPKSDN
- a CDS encoding DL-endopeptidase inhibitor IseA family protein, with amino-acid sequence MNKKWMIGSLALSLGLVSAGGGALAASPVASIEGVRTVAASALGKEGPATINNLTERSVVPLVVHAKKLYTYASRGGNTFNPQLFTYKTLEYRYLSSDLGTKQQLMSYIKKGFTHNAAAYYTQTQFLEHEGRMAQVNADLGNSLDFTKATARMVSKTAQTAVFELTVPAEGPTGSPEVVTVKLKKVNGYWRIDMSPATLF
- a CDS encoding VanW family protein, which translates into the protein MKKIHAALIAGFGLMLAGSLAAGGLHLYGSQPTLPAITAIAGWEVGGMNIADVAAGMDARLQALEATPLMLKAKNNAGLQLTLKQAGVTYEAGDFLQALKTLTDGTLMERVQARRSWPGSWNMEIQLQTSQLKSLLNPEWEKEAFGVPVDAVRQITGDDRVVYTPGTSSYEVDWQALELAMQAAVPTRLAADGKLQDQQIQLEVPLAVKQPKITLQALKDQGIERKIVQFSTSLGASGPGRSFNVEAAAKAVNGTVLPPNAVFDYGKAIQKAQTEYGFREAPVIVNGKLQPGTGGGICQVSSTLYNAALRSGLEIVERRNHSLPVSYLPKGQDATFAEGYINFRFRNNTGKYLIIKSEVQGRTLTIKLFGTFPKNVTYSIESRTVEVLPPTDKYVSDASLPKGGTRVVLAGKTGYVVETYITRHVDGKAVERNLLSRDTYYAQKRVIAINRGGMSKSDQPESPRRQLVEDGVKVR